From Acropora muricata isolate sample 2 chromosome 14, ASM3666990v1, whole genome shotgun sequence, one genomic window encodes:
- the LOC136899071 gene encoding uncharacterized protein, whose translation MARLFCLLNVTTIAVVCIWCSAGLTFQDSKLPGFVIKTFKSTDWLHCLEECNNNDDCVSYNYNRLGSNCELKNFGPKIRCHANEDLVAFHGWIHHTLDPPKYMKKTEGSHFLSMEGNLTAIFDCDRCELFADGTSLGEKTTNGDSVAKFFIPSKPQVIAITVERINGRRGFIGSFSDYLVTDESWKCSNEGKSPGFNDTTWTFPGFSDTHWSYAKSLPGQNKIPLGISQKAKWIWSDGNENEVYCRVKLRD comes from the exons ATGGCTcgtctgttttgtttgttgaatGTAACGACTATCGCAGTCGTTTGCATTTGGTGTTCAGCTGGTCTAACTTTCCAGGATAGTAAGCTTCCAGGGTTTGTGATCAAGACTTTCAAGTCTACAGACTGGTTGCATTGCCTCGAAGAGTGCAACAATAATGACGATTGTGTGTCTTACAACTACAATCGCTTGGGAAGTAACTGCGAGTTAAAGAACTTTGGCCCTAAAATCCGGTGCCATGCCAATGAAGATCTTGTAGCTTTCCATGGCTGGATTCACCATACACTTGACCCACCAAAG TATATGAAGAAGACAGAAGGCAGCCACTTTTTAAGCATGGAAGGAA ACTTGACCGCCATTTTCGATTGCGATAGGTGCGAGCTTTTTGCTGATGGTACAAGTCTTggtgaaaaaacaacaaatggaGATTCTGTCGCAAAATTTTTTATTCCCAGTAAACCTCAAGTGATTGCGATCACTGTGGAGAGGATTAATGGTCGAAGAGGCTTTATCGGCTCGTTTAGTGATTACTTAGTGACCGACGAATCTTGGAAATGCAGCAATGAGGGGAAATCTCCAGGATTTAATGACACGACGTGGACATTTCCTGGATTTAGTGACACACACTGGTCGTATGCAAAGAGCCTTCCGGGCCAGAATAAGATACCTTTGGGTATCTCTCAGAAGGCAAAGTGGATCTGGAGTGATGGAAACGAAAACGAAGTTTATTGTAGGGTTAAATTAAGAGACTGA
- the LOC136899278 gene encoding uncharacterized protein: MAAALEDPSKRFTDELQKIPATYWNITGMNAASVISIFKSIVNDRETFKKGAIFTFNIEGVEGTISFILEADPTDKQPGNGFIRRRNPKGGEDIQRSYDKELIEILTQGYRSTDNFAQDIRRVFKNNSELFKCGNEVIQDVYILLLFEIGRRLVDDENVPEENRTDKQVYDSLPISEAITKIVKLFAARKCSFEDFFFEEGKFHCFSDECGTQRSSVRPTAKREDAIKKLIKVNERYEDIVALFYGEEEKEAPEDAEVRKSIKSFRKSFRLPAFLRKKSKKPSKKEEMATTAEE, translated from the coding sequence ATGGCTGCTGCACTTGAAGACCCTAGTAAGAGATTTACTGATGAATTGCAGAAAATTCCAGCTACGTATTGGAATATCACTGGCATGAATGCAGCCAGTGTTATCAGCATTTTTAAATCGATCGTTAATGACCGAGAGACATTCAAAAAAGGAGCAATATTTACTTTCAATATCGAAGGAGTCGAGGGAACAATCTCATTTATACTTGAAGCGGACCCGACCGACAAGCAACCAGGCAATGGTTTTATCAGGAGAAGAAACCCAAAGGGAGGAGAGGACATACAAAGGAGTTACGACAAAGAACTTATAGAGATACTGACCCAGGGATATCGCTCCACTGATAACTTCGCTCAAGATATCAGGCGTGTCTTCAAGAACAACTCAGAGCTTTTCAAATGCGGAAATGAAGTCATCCAAGATGTCTACATTCTTTTGCTGTTCGAGATTGGGCGACGATTAGTGGATGATGAGAACGTCCCAGAGGAAAACCGAACAGACAAGCAGGTTTATGATAGCTTACCGATAAGCGAGGCAATCACAAAAATTGTGAAATTATTCGCAGCGAGAAAGTGCAGTTTTGAAGATTTCTTCTTCGAGGAAGGAAAGTTTCACTGCTTCTCAGATGAGTGTGGAACCCAACGGTCCTCAGTTAGGCCAACGGCCAAAAGAGAAGATGCGATTAAGAAGTTAATAAAGGTAAACGAAAGGTACGAAGATATTGTAGCATTGTTTTATGGAGAAGAGGAGAAAGAAGCTCCCGAAGATGCCGAAGTTAGGAAATCAATCAAAAGCTTCCGCAAGAGTTTTAGGTTACCCGCATTTCTGCGAAAAAAGTCGAAGAAACCGTCGAAGAAGGAAGAAATGGCAACGACAGCAGAAGAGTAG